tgaaacccaggtaacttaCCAGATAATTATCCTTATCTTACCATCACTGATGCGTGGCAgatgcagcaatccagagattactacccttgagttTACATCTTTTATCTTCCAACCTAGCTCCCTATATTCACTCtttaggacctcatcccttttctttCCTATGTCATTAGTTCTAATGTGTACCACTCCCCTTAGAATTAAATAGAATCAATCTGAGGCTTCCAtgaacctggcacctgggagacaaaatGCCATATGTaagtctctttcacatccacagaatctcctctcATAACTATTGAATCCCTTATCATTATCAGTTTTTTCTTCTGTCACCCCCTTCTCTTCTGAGTTACAGAAGTGGCAGAGGCCTGgtcactgtagctttctctggtaGGTCGTTTATCCCCACTatcagtatccaaaatggtatacttgtcATTGATGGGTACTCTACACTACCTGCCTATTCCCTTACTCTGTCCTGGCCATCACCCAGCTAGCTATTTCCTGCATCTTAAGTGCGACTGCCTATATTTAGCTCCTATCTTTCAATTCCTTATTCTCCTGAACGAACTATGGATTATCCAGCTGTAGCTCCAGTTTCCTAACATAGTCTGTAAGCTGCTGCACCCAGATGCACTTTTCACACATGTAAAGATCAGGGAGACTAGATGTCTGCCAGATGTCCCTCATCTTGCAAAAGGAGCACaccacaaccctgagatccatcaTTGCTGTGCTGGCTAAGCATTAATAAAAATAGACACAGAAGCCTCAACTTagcctcctctccctctcccaaacCCTCAGCTCCTCACTATAATTGTAGCCtagtcatactatgatcactttcATAATGGCTGCTCCCATCTGCACTGTCCCATCGTCCACTCCCAACAACTGTTAGACACAGAAAggagcttcctccacaccgtcccaccacaccgtccctctgtctctgggtcagacacagagtgaagctccctttacaTGCATCCTGACCTCCCGTCTCAACTATTGGCAGGGCTGGTGTCAGCTGAAAGGTCGCTTGGACCCCGCCATGTCCTCGGCCAAGGTGTTCTCGAGCCAGGAGACGCAGACGGACAGCCAGCCACTGCTGAGGCAAACCCGGGCCCGGGGCCGGGTGATGAACAAGGACGGCCGCAGCAACGTGCGGCTGCTGCATGTCAGCGGCTGGGGTTACCTCTACCTCAAGGACTTGTGGACCACCTTCGTCGACCTCAAGTGGCGCTACAAGCTGGCCCTGTTCTGTACCAGCTTCGCCGGCACCTGGTTCGCCTTTGGCCTGGCCTGGTACGCTGTGGCCCTGGTACACGGTGATCTGGAGGGTGAGCGGCCCCCGGCAAACCACACCCTGTGCGTGGAAAACATGCGGAGTCTGACTGCCGCCTTCCTCTTCTCGCTCGAGTCACAGACCACCATCGGCTATGGCTACCGCTACATCTCAGAGCAGTGCCCGGCAGCTGTTCTGCTGCTGGTGGCCCAGCTGTTGCTCACCACCCTGCTAGAGGTCTTTGTCACCGGCACCTTCCTGGCCAAGGCAGCACGCCCCAAGAAGCGGGCGTCAGGCGTGCGTTTCAGCCACCAAGCAGTAGTCTCGGCCCGCAACGGCCGTCTCTCACTGCAAGTGCGGGTGGCCAATGTGCGCCCCAGCCTCCTGCTGGGCTGCAGTGTGTCGGGAAAGCTGCTGCGGGCGGTGCCAGCCAGGCCCGGCGAGGCTGTTCACCTCTGTCAGGCCGATGTGCCCTTTCGGCTGGACGCGGGCACTGAGAGCCCCTTCCTGCTGTTGCCCCT
The genomic region above belongs to Hemitrygon akajei chromosome 27, sHemAka1.3, whole genome shotgun sequence and contains:
- the LOC140717441 gene encoding ATP-sensitive inward rectifier potassium channel 10-like, whose amino-acid sequence is MSSAKVFSSQETQTDSQPLLRQTRARGRVMNKDGRSNVRLLHVSGWGYLYLKDLWTTFVDLKWRYKLALFCTSFAGTWFAFGLAWYAVALVHGDLEGERPPANHTLCVENMRSLTAAFLFSLESQTTIGYGYRYISEQCPAAVLLLVAQLLLTTLLEVFVTGTFLAKAARPKKRASGVRFSHQAVVSARNGRLSLQVRVANVRPSLLLGCSVSGKLLRAVPARPGEAVHLCQADVPFRLDAGTESPFLLLPLTFYHPIDDTSPLAPAALRQGREPEPDGGFELLVILSGTVESTSALCQARTSYLPEEILWGYEFCPVVSVSAGGKYVADLAGFDRVARVPGMERHAEGAGMGEKARLEEELRRVGEKEGGSRNVKISNV